A single window of Nicotiana tomentosiformis chromosome 1, ASM39032v3, whole genome shotgun sequence DNA harbors:
- the LOC104114679 gene encoding uncharacterized protein isoform X1, with translation MIGLGACPWLCGAYPYPSGFFKFPSSNTTTCSSVPAFIIHCSNSQFTPQGPGPSQTDLKFVLHDALDAFGVNTTHARIAREGFCSQIRKLSDIERGTSICINRGVDLGQAALHIAAEHDSLISHSSVPLPVADFLERLDHLSMEYCSRYSSSFKSSPEHFIHCLETYLYVNKGFRRTGERNQSEPRALYLHSVLTHRFGSASLLSLIYSEILKMLRLCGLLSFDIEVFFPHDSYSSPRGYCKQKMKESDQSHVMTTQSLLVEMLKDLKDAFWPFQLDHTKSPFLRAARAANCSESANDSEESAFELASVKAALHRLQRGVWTSVRFGDMRRALSACEHLILLQIDRKELRDYGVLLYHCGFYKEALQYLTLYQDRKKDLFGLIDNVEEEEALEKLIIRLNLILMEEGSGVLEVWTSQTCGICPSKGSKDRTDPL, from the exons CTTTGTGGAGCCTATCCCTATCCTTCTGGATTCTTCAAATTCCCATCTTCCAACACTACCACCTGCTCCTCTGTTCCTGCCTTTATCATACATTGCAGTAattcccaatttacacctcaaggcCCGGGCCCCTCgcaaactgacctcaaatttgtTCTTCACGATGCTCTCGACGCGTTTGGTGTCAATACAACCCATGCCCGTATAGCTAGAGAAGGTTTCTGCTCTCAAATTCGAAAACTATCGGATATAGAGAGAGGAACGAGTATTTGCATAAACAGAGGGGTTGATTTAGGGCAAGCCGCTCTTCATATAGCGGCGGAACATGATTCCCTTATTTCACACTCTTCTGTTCCACTCCCTGTCGCTGATTTCCTTGAGAGATTAGATCATCTTTCTATGGAGTACTGTTCGCGTTATAGCTCTTCCTTTAAATCTTCTCCAGAACACTTCATTCACTGTTTAGAAACGTACTTGTACGTTAATAAG GGTTTCCGAAGGACTGGTGAGAGGAATCAATCAGAGCCACGTGCTCTTTATCTTCACTCA GTTTTAACACATCGCTTCGGTTCTGCTTCACTACTTTCACTTATATACTCAGAGATATTGAAGATGCTTCGCCTGTGCGGTCTTTTAAGTTTTGATATTGAGGTTTTCTTCCCTCATGATTCTTATAGCTCTCCTCGAGGCTACTGCAAACAAAAAATGAAAGAGTCTGATCAATCACATGTCATGACTACTCAGTCGTTGCTAGTGGAG ATGCTGAAAGATTTGAAGGATGCTTTCTGGCCATTTCAGCTTGATCATACTAAGAGTCCTTTCCTGAGAGCAGCACGAGCTGCCAACTGTTCTGAAAGTGCCAATGATTCTGAAGAAAG TGCATTCGAGCTTGCATCTGTCAAGGCTGCTCTGCATAGGCTACAGCGTGGTGTTTGGACCAGTGTTCGATTTGGGGACATGAGACGTGCACTCTCTG CATGTGAACATCTTATCCTCTTGCAAATTGATCGTAAGGAATTGAGGGATTATGGTGTTCTGCTCTACCATTGTGGATTTTATAAGGAAGCACTCCAGTACCTTACATTATACCAGGATAGGAAG aaggacttGTTTGGTTTGATTGATAATGTGGAGGAAGAAGAAGCTTTGGAGAAATTAATTATTCGCCTTAACCTCATCTTGATGGAGGAAG GTTCAGGTGTACTTGAAGTATGGACAAGTCAAACTTGTGGAATCTGTCCCTCCAAAGGATCTAAAGATAGAACCGATCCTCTGTAG
- the LOC104114679 gene encoding uncharacterized protein isoform X2, giving the protein MIGLGACPWLCGAYPYPSGFFKFPSSNTTTCSSVPAFIIHCSNSQFTPQGPGPSQTDLKFVLHDALDAFGVNTTHARIAREGFCSQIRKLSDIERGTSICINRGVDLGQAALHIAAEHDSLISHSSVPLPVADFLERLDHLSMEYCSRYSSSFKSSPEHFIHCLETYLYVNKGFRRTGERNQSEPRALYLHSVLTHRFGSASLLSLIYSEILKMLRLCGLLSFDIEVFFPHDSYSSPRGYCKQKMKESDQSHVMTTQSLLVELDHTKSPFLRAARAANCSESANDSEESAFELASVKAALHRLQRGVWTSVRFGDMRRALSACEHLILLQIDRKELRDYGVLLYHCGFYKEALQYLTLYQDRKKDLFGLIDNVEEEEALEKLIIRLNLILMEEGSGVLEVWTSQTCGICPSKGSKDRTDPL; this is encoded by the exons CTTTGTGGAGCCTATCCCTATCCTTCTGGATTCTTCAAATTCCCATCTTCCAACACTACCACCTGCTCCTCTGTTCCTGCCTTTATCATACATTGCAGTAattcccaatttacacctcaaggcCCGGGCCCCTCgcaaactgacctcaaatttgtTCTTCACGATGCTCTCGACGCGTTTGGTGTCAATACAACCCATGCCCGTATAGCTAGAGAAGGTTTCTGCTCTCAAATTCGAAAACTATCGGATATAGAGAGAGGAACGAGTATTTGCATAAACAGAGGGGTTGATTTAGGGCAAGCCGCTCTTCATATAGCGGCGGAACATGATTCCCTTATTTCACACTCTTCTGTTCCACTCCCTGTCGCTGATTTCCTTGAGAGATTAGATCATCTTTCTATGGAGTACTGTTCGCGTTATAGCTCTTCCTTTAAATCTTCTCCAGAACACTTCATTCACTGTTTAGAAACGTACTTGTACGTTAATAAG GGTTTCCGAAGGACTGGTGAGAGGAATCAATCAGAGCCACGTGCTCTTTATCTTCACTCA GTTTTAACACATCGCTTCGGTTCTGCTTCACTACTTTCACTTATATACTCAGAGATATTGAAGATGCTTCGCCTGTGCGGTCTTTTAAGTTTTGATATTGAGGTTTTCTTCCCTCATGATTCTTATAGCTCTCCTCGAGGCTACTGCAAACAAAAAATGAAAGAGTCTGATCAATCACATGTCATGACTACTCAGTCGTTGCTAGTGGAG CTTGATCATACTAAGAGTCCTTTCCTGAGAGCAGCACGAGCTGCCAACTGTTCTGAAAGTGCCAATGATTCTGAAGAAAG TGCATTCGAGCTTGCATCTGTCAAGGCTGCTCTGCATAGGCTACAGCGTGGTGTTTGGACCAGTGTTCGATTTGGGGACATGAGACGTGCACTCTCTG CATGTGAACATCTTATCCTCTTGCAAATTGATCGTAAGGAATTGAGGGATTATGGTGTTCTGCTCTACCATTGTGGATTTTATAAGGAAGCACTCCAGTACCTTACATTATACCAGGATAGGAAG aaggacttGTTTGGTTTGATTGATAATGTGGAGGAAGAAGAAGCTTTGGAGAAATTAATTATTCGCCTTAACCTCATCTTGATGGAGGAAG GTTCAGGTGTACTTGAAGTATGGACAAGTCAAACTTGTGGAATCTGTCCCTCCAAAGGATCTAAAGATAGAACCGATCCTCTGTAG
- the LOC104114679 gene encoding uncharacterized protein isoform X4 — MTEADRVSEGLVRGINQSHVLFIFTQCVPFSLLFSMATNYSLHVKPTFLLNFSSPRGYCKQKMKESDQSHVMTTQSLLVEMLKDLKDAFWPFQLDHTKSPFLRAARAANCSESANDSEESAFELASVKAALHRLQRGVWTSVRFGDMRRALSACEHLILLQIDRKELRDYGVLLYHCGFYKEALQYLTLYQDRKKDLFGLIDNVEEEEALEKLIIRLNLILMEEGSGVLEVWTSQTCGICPSKGSKDRTDPL; from the exons ATGACTGAGGCTGACAG GGTTTCCGAAGGACTGGTGAGAGGAATCAATCAGAGCCACGTGCTCTTTATCTTCACTCAGTGTGTCCCTTTCTCTCTTCTGTTTTCCATGGCTACTAACTATAGCCTTCATGTTAAACCAACATTTTTGCTTAACTTCAG CTCTCCTCGAGGCTACTGCAAACAAAAAATGAAAGAGTCTGATCAATCACATGTCATGACTACTCAGTCGTTGCTAGTGGAG ATGCTGAAAGATTTGAAGGATGCTTTCTGGCCATTTCAGCTTGATCATACTAAGAGTCCTTTCCTGAGAGCAGCACGAGCTGCCAACTGTTCTGAAAGTGCCAATGATTCTGAAGAAAG TGCATTCGAGCTTGCATCTGTCAAGGCTGCTCTGCATAGGCTACAGCGTGGTGTTTGGACCAGTGTTCGATTTGGGGACATGAGACGTGCACTCTCTG CATGTGAACATCTTATCCTCTTGCAAATTGATCGTAAGGAATTGAGGGATTATGGTGTTCTGCTCTACCATTGTGGATTTTATAAGGAAGCACTCCAGTACCTTACATTATACCAGGATAGGAAG aaggacttGTTTGGTTTGATTGATAATGTGGAGGAAGAAGAAGCTTTGGAGAAATTAATTATTCGCCTTAACCTCATCTTGATGGAGGAAG GTTCAGGTGTACTTGAAGTATGGACAAGTCAAACTTGTGGAATCTGTCCCTCCAAAGGATCTAAAGATAGAACCGATCCTCTGTAG
- the LOC104114679 gene encoding uncharacterized protein isoform X5, whose amino-acid sequence MTEADRVSEGLVRGINQSHVLFIFTQCVPFSLLFSMATNYSLHVKPTFLLNFSSPRGYCKQKMKESDQSHVMTTQSLLVELDHTKSPFLRAARAANCSESANDSEESAFELASVKAALHRLQRGVWTSVRFGDMRRALSACEHLILLQIDRKELRDYGVLLYHCGFYKEALQYLTLYQDRKKDLFGLIDNVEEEEALEKLIIRLNLILMEEGSGVLEVWTSQTCGICPSKGSKDRTDPL is encoded by the exons ATGACTGAGGCTGACAG GGTTTCCGAAGGACTGGTGAGAGGAATCAATCAGAGCCACGTGCTCTTTATCTTCACTCAGTGTGTCCCTTTCTCTCTTCTGTTTTCCATGGCTACTAACTATAGCCTTCATGTTAAACCAACATTTTTGCTTAACTTCAG CTCTCCTCGAGGCTACTGCAAACAAAAAATGAAAGAGTCTGATCAATCACATGTCATGACTACTCAGTCGTTGCTAGTGGAG CTTGATCATACTAAGAGTCCTTTCCTGAGAGCAGCACGAGCTGCCAACTGTTCTGAAAGTGCCAATGATTCTGAAGAAAG TGCATTCGAGCTTGCATCTGTCAAGGCTGCTCTGCATAGGCTACAGCGTGGTGTTTGGACCAGTGTTCGATTTGGGGACATGAGACGTGCACTCTCTG CATGTGAACATCTTATCCTCTTGCAAATTGATCGTAAGGAATTGAGGGATTATGGTGTTCTGCTCTACCATTGTGGATTTTATAAGGAAGCACTCCAGTACCTTACATTATACCAGGATAGGAAG aaggacttGTTTGGTTTGATTGATAATGTGGAGGAAGAAGAAGCTTTGGAGAAATTAATTATTCGCCTTAACCTCATCTTGATGGAGGAAG GTTCAGGTGTACTTGAAGTATGGACAAGTCAAACTTGTGGAATCTGTCCCTCCAAAGGATCTAAAGATAGAACCGATCCTCTGTAG
- the LOC104114679 gene encoding uncharacterized protein isoform X3, giving the protein MIGLGACPWLCGAYPYPSGFFKFPSSNTTTCSSVPAFIIHCSNSQFTPQGPGPSQTDLKFVLHDALDAFGVNTTHARIAREGFCSQIRKLSDIERGTSICINRGVDLGQAALHIAAEHDSLISHSSVPLPVADFLERLDHLSMEYCSRYSSSFKSSPEHFIHCLETYLYVNKVLTHRFGSASLLSLIYSEILKMLRLCGLLSFDIEVFFPHDSYSSPRGYCKQKMKESDQSHVMTTQSLLVEMLKDLKDAFWPFQLDHTKSPFLRAARAANCSESANDSEESAFELASVKAALHRLQRGVWTSVRFGDMRRALSACEHLILLQIDRKELRDYGVLLYHCGFYKEALQYLTLYQDRKKDLFGLIDNVEEEEALEKLIIRLNLILMEEGSGVLEVWTSQTCGICPSKGSKDRTDPL; this is encoded by the exons CTTTGTGGAGCCTATCCCTATCCTTCTGGATTCTTCAAATTCCCATCTTCCAACACTACCACCTGCTCCTCTGTTCCTGCCTTTATCATACATTGCAGTAattcccaatttacacctcaaggcCCGGGCCCCTCgcaaactgacctcaaatttgtTCTTCACGATGCTCTCGACGCGTTTGGTGTCAATACAACCCATGCCCGTATAGCTAGAGAAGGTTTCTGCTCTCAAATTCGAAAACTATCGGATATAGAGAGAGGAACGAGTATTTGCATAAACAGAGGGGTTGATTTAGGGCAAGCCGCTCTTCATATAGCGGCGGAACATGATTCCCTTATTTCACACTCTTCTGTTCCACTCCCTGTCGCTGATTTCCTTGAGAGATTAGATCATCTTTCTATGGAGTACTGTTCGCGTTATAGCTCTTCCTTTAAATCTTCTCCAGAACACTTCATTCACTGTTTAGAAACGTACTTGTACGTTAATAAG GTTTTAACACATCGCTTCGGTTCTGCTTCACTACTTTCACTTATATACTCAGAGATATTGAAGATGCTTCGCCTGTGCGGTCTTTTAAGTTTTGATATTGAGGTTTTCTTCCCTCATGATTCTTATAGCTCTCCTCGAGGCTACTGCAAACAAAAAATGAAAGAGTCTGATCAATCACATGTCATGACTACTCAGTCGTTGCTAGTGGAG ATGCTGAAAGATTTGAAGGATGCTTTCTGGCCATTTCAGCTTGATCATACTAAGAGTCCTTTCCTGAGAGCAGCACGAGCTGCCAACTGTTCTGAAAGTGCCAATGATTCTGAAGAAAG TGCATTCGAGCTTGCATCTGTCAAGGCTGCTCTGCATAGGCTACAGCGTGGTGTTTGGACCAGTGTTCGATTTGGGGACATGAGACGTGCACTCTCTG CATGTGAACATCTTATCCTCTTGCAAATTGATCGTAAGGAATTGAGGGATTATGGTGTTCTGCTCTACCATTGTGGATTTTATAAGGAAGCACTCCAGTACCTTACATTATACCAGGATAGGAAG aaggacttGTTTGGTTTGATTGATAATGTGGAGGAAGAAGAAGCTTTGGAGAAATTAATTATTCGCCTTAACCTCATCTTGATGGAGGAAG GTTCAGGTGTACTTGAAGTATGGACAAGTCAAACTTGTGGAATCTGTCCCTCCAAAGGATCTAAAGATAGAACCGATCCTCTGTAG
- the LOC104114679 gene encoding uncharacterized protein isoform X6 produces MATNYSLHVKPTFLLNFSSPRGYCKQKMKESDQSHVMTTQSLLVEMLKDLKDAFWPFQLDHTKSPFLRAARAANCSESANDSEESAFELASVKAALHRLQRGVWTSVRFGDMRRALSACEHLILLQIDRKELRDYGVLLYHCGFYKEALQYLTLYQDRKKDLFGLIDNVEEEEALEKLIIRLNLILMEEGSGVLEVWTSQTCGICPSKGSKDRTDPL; encoded by the exons ATGGCTACTAACTATAGCCTTCATGTTAAACCAACATTTTTGCTTAACTTCAG CTCTCCTCGAGGCTACTGCAAACAAAAAATGAAAGAGTCTGATCAATCACATGTCATGACTACTCAGTCGTTGCTAGTGGAG ATGCTGAAAGATTTGAAGGATGCTTTCTGGCCATTTCAGCTTGATCATACTAAGAGTCCTTTCCTGAGAGCAGCACGAGCTGCCAACTGTTCTGAAAGTGCCAATGATTCTGAAGAAAG TGCATTCGAGCTTGCATCTGTCAAGGCTGCTCTGCATAGGCTACAGCGTGGTGTTTGGACCAGTGTTCGATTTGGGGACATGAGACGTGCACTCTCTG CATGTGAACATCTTATCCTCTTGCAAATTGATCGTAAGGAATTGAGGGATTATGGTGTTCTGCTCTACCATTGTGGATTTTATAAGGAAGCACTCCAGTACCTTACATTATACCAGGATAGGAAG aaggacttGTTTGGTTTGATTGATAATGTGGAGGAAGAAGAAGCTTTGGAGAAATTAATTATTCGCCTTAACCTCATCTTGATGGAGGAAG GTTCAGGTGTACTTGAAGTATGGACAAGTCAAACTTGTGGAATCTGTCCCTCCAAAGGATCTAAAGATAGAACCGATCCTCTGTAG